One window of Acidobacteriaceae bacterium genomic DNA carries:
- a CDS encoding cellulase family glycosylhydrolase, with the protein MSKLRALAAFVATMMLVPLAIAQSAAPVPVDVTIDAAAATTPFPHFWEKTFGSGRAILSLRESYRTDLMTVKEATDFESVRFHAIFHDEVGLYDPDRKTIEFAQTAGKTGTASQGTSAYNFSYVDQIYDGLLARHVRPYVEMSFMPKKMAADPNKLHPFWYHPVVSPPKDYAEWDAMIHAFAQHLVDRYGLDEVANWKFEVWNEPNLDFWGGEPKQPTYFELYDHTARAIKSVSPRLQVGGPSTAQAAWVTPFLQHVKEANVPIDFVSTHVYANDTAKDVFGTDEQISRDEMVYRSVKKVHDQIASSPFPNLPLIFSEYNASYANEPDVTDTDYMGPWLANTIRQCDGLVSNMAYWSFSDVFEEQGVVRSPFYGGFGLIAADNIPKPSLNVFRALHKLGTKRIHVESDSVLATTGPNGRVAVALWDYAPPDGTGPRYTMPNGPAGPSKAFTVTLQHVSANAGVEIWRVDDDHGNVIKAFNAMGRPVGDLTQRQIEELRVAGAMAPAEHTHLRNGKLQLTVPAHGLAVVLVER; encoded by the coding sequence ATGAGTAAGCTGCGGGCGCTGGCGGCCTTTGTCGCAACGATGATGTTGGTTCCACTTGCTATCGCGCAAAGCGCGGCGCCGGTTCCAGTCGACGTCACGATTGACGCCGCAGCAGCAACAACTCCGTTTCCGCACTTCTGGGAAAAGACATTTGGATCGGGGCGGGCGATTCTCTCTCTGCGCGAGAGCTACCGCACAGATTTGATGACGGTGAAGGAAGCTACGGACTTCGAGTCGGTCCGATTTCACGCGATCTTCCACGATGAGGTTGGCCTGTACGATCCGGATCGAAAGACGATCGAATTCGCGCAGACGGCGGGCAAGACGGGTACGGCTTCGCAGGGCACCTCTGCATACAACTTCTCTTACGTTGACCAGATCTACGACGGATTGCTGGCGCGGCACGTGCGGCCGTATGTCGAAATGAGCTTCATGCCGAAGAAGATGGCCGCCGATCCGAATAAGCTGCATCCGTTCTGGTACCATCCGGTGGTTTCGCCGCCGAAGGACTACGCTGAGTGGGATGCGATGATCCACGCATTTGCGCAGCACCTGGTGGATCGCTATGGCCTGGATGAAGTGGCGAACTGGAAGTTCGAGGTGTGGAACGAGCCGAACCTCGACTTCTGGGGTGGCGAGCCGAAACAGCCCACGTATTTCGAGCTCTATGACCACACTGCGCGCGCGATCAAATCGGTGTCGCCGCGGCTTCAGGTAGGAGGGCCTTCGACCGCGCAGGCGGCGTGGGTGACGCCCTTTCTTCAGCATGTGAAAGAGGCGAACGTTCCGATCGATTTCGTCTCAACTCACGTTTACGCGAACGATACGGCGAAGGATGTGTTTGGCACGGATGAACAGATTTCGCGTGACGAGATGGTGTATCGGTCGGTGAAAAAGGTGCACGATCAGATTGCGAGCTCGCCCTTCCCTAACCTGCCGCTCATCTTTTCCGAGTACAACGCCAGTTATGCGAATGAGCCGGATGTGACGGACACGGACTACATGGGGCCGTGGCTCGCGAATACGATTCGGCAGTGCGATGGCCTGGTGAGCAACATGGCGTATTGGTCCTTCTCCGATGTGTTTGAGGAGCAGGGCGTGGTACGGTCACCGTTCTACGGCGGGTTTGGCCTGATTGCCGCGGACAACATCCCCAAGCCGTCGCTGAACGTATTCCGAGCGCTTCACAAGTTGGGTACGAAAAGGATTCATGTTGAGTCGGACTCGGTGCTGGCCACGACGGGACCGAACGGGCGCGTGGCCGTGGCGCTGTGGGACTATGCTCCGCCGGATGGGACGGGGCCGCGTTACACGATGCCGAACGGGCCTGCCGGGCCTTCGAAGGCGTTCACGGTCACGCTGCAGCACGTTTCCGCAAATGCCGGGGTGGAGATCTGGCGGGTGGACGATGACCATGGCAATGTGATCAAGGCGTTCAATGCGATGGGCCGTCCGGTGGGCGATTTGACGCAGCGACAGATTGAAGAGCTTCGGGTCGCCGGCGCAATGGCTCCGGCGGAACATACGCATCTCCGGAATGGCAAGCTGCAGCTTACGGTGCCGGCTCATGGACTTGCTGTCGTCCTTGTGGAACGCTGA
- a CDS encoding glycosyl hydrolase family 39 — protein MQTLRRPIVYAAAALFVLLGTRFACAQQDEEITIDARATTTPFPHFWEEMFGSGRAALVMRTAYQNDLTAVKQATDVKYLRFHAILHDELGVYNEDEHGNPVYNFTYVNEIYESLLAQGVKPVVEISFMPKKLAFNPDDLHPFWYKQNVSPPKSMERWDDLMRAFAQDLVDHFGIDEVATWYFEVWNEPNIDFWGGIPRQDSYFDLYAHTARALKSVSPRLRVGGPATAAAAWVPGFLSYAAENHVPVDFVSSHGYDDEPVERLLGKDQPLRDKDIIEEDRTCAAVAKVRRQIDASPMPHLPLLWTEWNVPGKDTLRDTPYVGPALAEAIRTCDGHVDMLSFWTFSDVFEEGGPAQRPFEGQFGLRATGGINKPSFYDFALLHQLGTERIANPSHDALVTRLPDGSLAIAVWNLASVDQPRESIVTHHVTLHISGVAANASTSLQQVDEDHGNPMKTYLAMGRPRYPTRAQVQQMNMASALPGAEHLTLHDGNLNLDLKPNELVLLHVGGDASTRSSHSSSHRSDAHE, from the coding sequence ATGCAGACGCTTCGCAGGCCGATTGTGTACGCCGCTGCAGCGCTGTTTGTGCTACTCGGGACAAGATTTGCGTGCGCGCAGCAGGATGAAGAGATCACCATCGATGCGCGCGCAACGACGACTCCGTTTCCGCATTTCTGGGAGGAGATGTTTGGGTCAGGGCGTGCCGCGCTGGTGATGCGCACGGCCTATCAGAACGATCTGACAGCAGTGAAGCAAGCTACGGATGTGAAGTATCTACGCTTTCACGCGATTCTTCACGATGAGCTTGGGGTTTACAACGAGGATGAGCACGGCAATCCGGTTTACAACTTCACGTATGTGAACGAGATCTACGAGAGCCTGCTGGCGCAGGGTGTGAAGCCAGTCGTGGAGATCAGCTTCATGCCTAAGAAGCTGGCGTTCAATCCCGATGATCTGCATCCGTTCTGGTACAAGCAGAATGTTTCGCCACCGAAGAGCATGGAGCGGTGGGACGATCTGATGCGTGCCTTCGCGCAGGATCTTGTCGATCATTTTGGGATCGATGAGGTTGCGACGTGGTACTTCGAGGTCTGGAACGAACCGAACATTGACTTCTGGGGCGGGATTCCGCGGCAGGATTCTTACTTCGATCTGTATGCGCATACCGCGCGTGCGCTGAAGTCGGTTTCGCCGAGGCTGCGTGTCGGCGGGCCGGCGACCGCCGCGGCGGCATGGGTGCCAGGGTTCCTTAGCTATGCGGCGGAGAATCACGTGCCGGTGGATTTCGTGAGCTCGCATGGCTATGACGATGAACCGGTAGAAAGGCTGCTGGGCAAGGATCAGCCGCTGCGCGACAAGGACATCATCGAAGAGGACCGCACGTGCGCAGCAGTGGCCAAGGTCAGGCGACAGATTGATGCGTCACCGATGCCGCATCTTCCGCTGCTGTGGACGGAGTGGAATGTACCGGGCAAGGACACGCTGCGCGACACGCCGTATGTCGGGCCCGCGCTGGCCGAGGCGATTCGCACGTGCGATGGCCACGTGGATATGCTGTCGTTCTGGACGTTCTCGGATGTGTTTGAGGAAGGTGGGCCGGCGCAGCGTCCGTTTGAAGGGCAGTTCGGGTTGAGGGCCACCGGCGGGATCAATAAGCCGAGCTTCTATGATTTCGCGCTGCTGCATCAGCTTGGGACCGAGCGAATTGCGAATCCTTCGCATGATGCACTGGTGACGCGGCTGCCGGACGGATCGCTGGCTATTGCAGTGTGGAATCTGGCGTCGGTGGATCAGCCGCGGGAGTCCATCGTGACGCATCACGTGACACTGCATATCAGTGGGGTTGCGGCGAATGCTTCCACTTCCCTTCAGCAAGTCGATGAAGATCACGGCAATCCAATGAAGACATACCTGGCAATGGGGAGACCACGTTATCCGACGCGAGCGCAGGTGCAGCAGATGAATATGGCATCGGCTCTGCCCGGGGCGGAACACCTCACGCTACACGATGGCAATCTCAACCTCGACCTCAAGCCTAACGAGCTCGTTCTGCTGCACGTTGGAGGAGACGCCTCAACGCGCAGCAGCCACAGTTCCAGCCATAGGAGTGACGCTCATGAGTAA
- a CDS encoding TonB-dependent receptor: protein MRISVRTACGFLLAGMVSLAGVTARAQFRASIQGTVADSTGAVIPNATVTLRDTATNATQTATTNGEGIYNFGQLPPDHFTITASASGFKQKVLQNVTIIPEQANSINIALDLGDTSTTVNVSADTISAIDTETSNIGATISSNDIQHTPSFNRDVFTLSQLAPGTVSDGSQGASGGVHATPGTQGPGGSGNGGSFPTENGPQMNANGGQYESNGISIDGISTVSAVWGGTTVITPNEDSIDNVRIVTNDYDAEDGRFSGAQTMVTSKSGTNQLHGSLYIAIHRPGLNAYQPAIRTSNGTRVNSPVKDTQRYNQWGGSLGGPILKDRLFAFFAYETSPNSSTSTSNGWYETSAFRSAAPSGSIAAQYLSFAGSAPSGTIAASGDTCAAAGLQEGVNCKTIAGQGLDIGSPIKGSLGTQDTTATGTATTPGVGGGLDGVADVAYYTVSTPTTSNYQQYNGRLDYQAGQKDHLSFAIYWVPISSTFYNGGARAYNLFNHSQVNDAFSLIWNHTFGPTWLNEARANAAGWRWNELTSNPQSPIGLPADNISFFGPASGATITQFGPNIGSHLNQWTYGYRDIATKVIGAHTIKFGGEYTKLEYLNAPTGAPNFHFYNIWDFLNDAPYQENGGFNSVSGTPGAARNDERENMFGAFIQDAWKVKPNFTLNVGLRYSFFGALYAKQDNIPRVMFGAGTAAFTGLTVASGHNLWESPKTNLGPQFGFNWAPGSFNNKLVVRGGYGLNFNQEEIAITANIGNNPPTQNYVNYVWASPTNQGTNGADIIYGTSGNIHSLSGYPANPHAITGYNANGLPTAGNANVVILGNGYGHVPTIYVQHFSLESDYEVNKEIVASLGYQGSVGRHLINHMTPNAGAVVAGYALNPLIPNGGGDWWINEGMSNNNAMLVELKHPFVHHFSADAQFQWAKSMDTDGSGPYYEDPYFPENEGYSYGPSDFNVGKSFKLFGLWQPVIFHGSAGWAEKILGDWSLSGIFQVHTGYPYSPNYGIAQSLYCTSCGYTNIRPYYLGGGNKGDHSNNAFINGTNFPNNVVNPGVNGTVNGSSTIVQQSTTYFNTPNFANAMQAVSGNGSTLSPTVALPPTPGLLRNAFVGPSYRDIDASLSKGFGLPNTRLLGENAKLEIRADAFNLFNILNLDPGSVTNNVTSTGSAVTGGSPFGTDHTALGGRTITLQARFSF, encoded by the coding sequence ATGCGAATTTCTGTACGGACTGCCTGCGGTTTCCTGCTCGCCGGCATGGTCTCTCTGGCTGGTGTAACGGCCCGTGCACAATTCAGAGCGTCGATTCAGGGCACGGTCGCTGACTCGACGGGCGCTGTGATCCCTAACGCAACGGTCACCCTTCGCGACACCGCGACGAATGCAACGCAGACCGCAACAACCAATGGCGAAGGGATTTACAACTTCGGCCAGTTGCCGCCGGATCACTTTACGATTACGGCCTCCGCGTCGGGGTTCAAGCAGAAGGTACTGCAGAACGTCACGATCATCCCGGAGCAAGCAAACTCGATCAACATTGCGCTCGATCTCGGCGACACGTCTACGACGGTGAACGTCTCGGCGGACACGATATCGGCGATCGATACGGAGACGTCGAACATCGGCGCCACCATCAGCTCGAACGACATTCAGCACACGCCGTCGTTTAACCGCGACGTTTTCACTCTGAGCCAACTCGCGCCGGGAACAGTGAGTGACGGATCGCAGGGCGCGAGCGGTGGCGTGCATGCAACACCCGGGACGCAGGGACCCGGCGGCTCAGGCAACGGCGGTAGCTTCCCCACCGAGAACGGTCCGCAAATGAATGCCAACGGCGGTCAGTATGAGAGCAATGGCATCTCGATCGACGGCATCAGCACGGTGAGCGCGGTTTGGGGCGGAACGACGGTGATCACGCCAAACGAGGACTCGATTGACAACGTTCGCATTGTGACCAACGACTACGACGCTGAGGACGGCCGCTTCTCGGGCGCGCAGACGATGGTTACGTCCAAGAGCGGAACGAATCAGCTCCACGGCAGCCTGTATATCGCCATCCACCGGCCGGGCTTGAATGCATATCAGCCAGCGATCCGCACCTCAAACGGCACTCGCGTGAACAGTCCAGTCAAGGACACGCAACGCTATAACCAGTGGGGCGGCAGCCTCGGCGGACCGATCCTCAAGGACCGTTTGTTTGCCTTCTTCGCGTACGAGACGAGTCCGAACAGCTCGACCTCCACCAGCAACGGATGGTATGAGACATCCGCCTTCCGTTCCGCCGCTCCATCTGGCAGCATCGCCGCGCAATATCTGAGCTTTGCCGGCAGCGCGCCGAGCGGCACCATCGCAGCGTCGGGGGATACCTGCGCCGCTGCAGGCCTGCAAGAAGGCGTGAATTGCAAAACGATCGCGGGTCAGGGCCTCGACATCGGTTCTCCCATCAAAGGATCTCTGGGGACCCAGGACACAACCGCGACCGGAACCGCTACGACGCCGGGCGTCGGTGGCGGTCTCGACGGCGTCGCGGACGTGGCCTACTACACGGTCAGCACTCCTACTACTTCGAACTACCAGCAGTACAACGGCCGCCTGGATTATCAAGCCGGCCAGAAGGACCATCTCTCGTTTGCGATCTACTGGGTGCCGATCAGCAGCACGTTCTACAACGGTGGCGCGCGCGCATATAACCTGTTCAATCACAGCCAGGTCAATGATGCGTTCTCTTTGATCTGGAATCACACCTTCGGTCCGACGTGGCTGAACGAGGCCCGCGCAAACGCGGCGGGCTGGCGCTGGAACGAGCTCACCTCCAATCCGCAGTCGCCGATTGGCCTGCCTGCGGATAACATCAGCTTCTTTGGTCCAGCCTCCGGAGCCACGATCACCCAGTTTGGACCCAACATTGGCAGCCACCTGAACCAATGGACTTACGGCTATCGCGATATAGCGACAAAAGTGATCGGCGCCCACACCATCAAGTTCGGCGGCGAGTACACGAAACTGGAATACCTTAACGCGCCCACAGGAGCCCCGAACTTCCACTTCTATAACATTTGGGATTTTCTCAACGATGCCCCGTACCAGGAAAACGGCGGGTTCAACAGCGTTAGCGGAACTCCGGGAGCGGCGCGCAACGATGAGCGCGAGAATATGTTTGGCGCCTTCATCCAGGATGCATGGAAGGTGAAGCCCAATTTCACCTTGAACGTTGGCCTGCGTTACTCCTTCTTCGGTGCTCTTTATGCCAAGCAGGACAACATCCCGCGCGTGATGTTCGGGGCGGGAACCGCAGCATTCACGGGGTTGACCGTGGCCAGCGGACATAACCTTTGGGAGTCTCCGAAGACCAACCTTGGACCGCAGTTCGGCTTCAACTGGGCGCCGGGCAGCTTCAACAACAAGCTGGTGGTACGCGGCGGATACGGTCTCAACTTCAATCAAGAGGAGATCGCGATCACTGCCAACATCGGCAACAATCCTCCCACGCAGAATTATGTGAACTATGTGTGGGCAAGCCCGACGAACCAGGGAACAAACGGTGCGGACATCATCTATGGAACGTCAGGTAACATTCACTCGCTGAGCGGCTATCCTGCCAATCCCCATGCAATTACGGGGTATAACGCGAACGGCTTGCCCACGGCGGGCAACGCAAACGTCGTCATTTTGGGCAACGGCTATGGACATGTCCCCACAATTTATGTCCAGCACTTCTCACTCGAGAGTGATTACGAGGTCAACAAGGAGATCGTCGCATCGCTGGGCTACCAAGGCAGTGTAGGCCGTCACCTGATTAATCACATGACACCGAACGCGGGTGCTGTGGTGGCCGGCTACGCACTCAATCCACTGATTCCGAATGGCGGTGGCGATTGGTGGATCAACGAGGGAATGTCCAACAACAACGCGATGCTGGTTGAGTTGAAGCATCCGTTCGTGCACCACTTCTCCGCCGACGCGCAGTTCCAGTGGGCGAAGAGCATGGACACAGATGGATCAGGACCGTACTACGAAGATCCATACTTCCCGGAGAACGAGGGCTACTCGTATGGACCCTCGGACTTCAACGTTGGAAAGTCGTTTAAGCTTTTCGGACTCTGGCAGCCGGTCATCTTCCACGGCAGCGCGGGATGGGCGGAGAAGATTCTGGGCGACTGGTCGCTCAGTGGTATCTTCCAGGTCCACACCGGCTATCCGTACTCTCCGAATTACGGTATTGCGCAGTCGCTTTACTGCACGAGCTGCGGCTATACCAACATTCGTCCGTATTATCTTGGCGGCGGTAATAAGGGCGATCACAGTAACAATGCGTTCATCAACGGCACCAACTTTCCCAACAATGTTGTCAACCCGGGTGTAAACGGGACGGTCAACGGCTCGTCAACCATTGTTCAGCAGTCGACCACCTACTTCAACACGCCGAACTTTGCGAACGCAATGCAGGCGGTAAGCGGCAATGGCTCGACGCTCAGTCCGACAGTTGCGCTACCCCCGACGCCAGGTCTCCTGCGCAACGCGTTCGTCGGCCCGAGCTATCGGGATATCGATGCCTCGCTGAGTAAAGGCTTCGGACTTCCGAACACGAGGCTTCTGGGTGAAAACGCGAAGCTTGAGATTCGAGCTGATGCGTTCAACCTGTTCAATATCCTGAACCTCGATCCGGGCAGCGTAACCAACAATGTGACGTCTACCGGGAGCGCTGTAACCGGAGGTTCCCCGTTCGGCACCGATCACACGGCACTCGGAGGCCGCACGATTACCCTCCAGGCGCGGTTCAGCTTCTAG
- a CDS encoding LacI family DNA-binding transcriptional regulator, which produces MPLPSKGRDANRPASLKIIAEHLGLSVAAISRVLNGAPAAKSIPKATQDRIFAAAEELNYRPNVLARSLRRGRSMIIGVLVPEVSEGYATAVLAGIEQALLQAEYFYFLISHHHRSELIERSQIMMVDRAVDGIIAIDSPLTKHPHLPMITVSCPDEHEGITNIVLNHRRAAELAIDHLVGLGHRDIAFIKGQSFSSDTEPRWQAIRHAAGRAKLNVDTNLVAQLEGDQPGHEPGYFATQRLLASNARFTALFTFNDVSAIGAIRALREAGLRVPQDVSVVGFDDVQSAAFQNPGLTTVRQPLRTMGILAAEAVVRRIAAPEEHPAAKQIVVDPELVVRDSTCTPPKRTRP; this is translated from the coding sequence GTGCCTCTGCCCAGTAAAGGCCGTGATGCAAACCGGCCTGCAAGCCTCAAAATCATTGCCGAACACCTCGGCCTCTCCGTGGCCGCAATCTCTCGCGTGCTCAACGGAGCTCCGGCGGCTAAATCCATTCCTAAGGCGACACAGGATCGCATCTTTGCGGCCGCCGAAGAGCTGAACTACCGCCCTAACGTGCTCGCGCGTAGCCTCCGCCGCGGTCGCTCCATGATCATCGGCGTCCTCGTCCCGGAGGTTTCCGAAGGCTATGCGACCGCCGTCCTCGCGGGCATCGAGCAGGCACTCCTGCAGGCCGAATACTTCTATTTCCTAATTAGTCACCATCACCGCTCCGAACTCATCGAGCGGTCCCAAATCATGATGGTTGACCGCGCCGTCGACGGCATCATCGCTATCGACAGCCCGCTGACAAAACACCCGCATTTGCCGATGATTACCGTCTCCTGTCCGGACGAACACGAGGGCATCACCAACATTGTGCTCAACCACCGCCGTGCAGCAGAACTCGCCATCGACCATCTTGTCGGATTGGGACATCGTGACATTGCGTTCATCAAGGGCCAGAGCTTCAGCTCGGACACCGAGCCCCGCTGGCAGGCCATCCGCCACGCCGCCGGACGCGCCAAGCTCAACGTCGATACCAACCTTGTCGCCCAACTGGAAGGCGATCAGCCTGGACATGAACCCGGGTATTTCGCGACGCAACGTCTGCTCGCCTCAAATGCGCGTTTCACCGCACTGTTCACCTTCAATGACGTCTCCGCCATTGGCGCAATCCGCGCACTACGCGAAGCGGGACTCCGCGTGCCGCAGGACGTCTCGGTCGTAGGCTTCGATGACGTGCAGTCCGCAGCCTTCCAAAATCCTGGCCTTACGACCGTACGGCAGCCACTTCGCACGATGGGGATACTCGCCGCGGAAGCCGTCGTACGCCGTATCGCCGCACCTGAAGAACACCCTGCGGCTAAACAGATCGTGGTCGACCCCGAACTGGTCGTTCGTGATTCGACCTGTACTCCGCCAAAACGGACGAGGCCCTAG
- a CDS encoding phosphorylase has protein sequence MSPKIVAPRVAIIAALPREISGLVQGIPPESELRRRGIHLHRAPGAVIVAAGMGSARVTVAVEAALQEQSGVELLVSTGLAGACSPEIAAGEVVEASTVIDAKTGERFDCDTSDLRRVLVTTEAIAGVREKSRLLATYNAALVDMEAATVARLAAAKGLRFRALKGISDAHDFEMESLSRFADARGHFRTGAFALHTALRPGSWQSAMSLGRESNRALARLWSNLRSLIAETE, from the coding sequence GTGTCACCGAAGATAGTGGCACCGAGGGTCGCCATCATCGCGGCACTTCCGCGCGAGATCTCAGGGCTAGTTCAGGGAATACCGCCTGAGTCTGAGCTGCGACGACGCGGCATCCATTTGCACCGCGCCCCCGGTGCAGTCATCGTCGCGGCGGGGATGGGATCTGCTCGCGTCACGGTGGCAGTCGAAGCCGCGCTTCAGGAGCAGTCCGGCGTGGAACTCCTGGTCTCGACTGGACTCGCCGGCGCGTGCTCACCCGAGATCGCTGCGGGCGAAGTGGTGGAGGCAAGTACCGTCATCGACGCGAAGACCGGCGAGCGGTTCGACTGTGACACGTCAGACTTGCGACGCGTGCTCGTCACAACCGAAGCGATTGCAGGCGTGCGTGAAAAGTCGCGTCTGCTCGCGACCTATAACGCGGCGCTGGTGGATATGGAGGCCGCGACCGTAGCGCGGCTCGCTGCCGCCAAAGGGTTGCGCTTTCGTGCCCTCAAGGGCATCTCCGACGCACACGACTTCGAGATGGAATCGCTGAGCCGCTTTGCTGACGCTCGCGGTCACTTCCGCACCGGAGCCTTCGCTCTGCACACGGCACTTCGTCCGGGCAGTTGGCAATCAGCGATGAGCCTGGGTCGTGAGAGCAACCGCGCACTTGCGAGGCTCTGGAGCAATTTGCGTTCTCTGATTGCTGAAACGGAGTAA
- a CDS encoding alcohol dehydrogenase catalytic domain-containing protein → MSESLPKTMRAAVYRAPDDVRTETIPVPEIGRGEVLVKIDTCGICGTDLKKIHTGSHSAPRVFGHEMAGTIASVGEGVRGFAVGDRVMAFHHIPCGQCFYCRKQTFAQCERYKKVGTTAGLGEAAGGGFAEYIRVMDWIVGDGSTTAGLVKIPDDIPFEQAAWIEPVNTCFKAIKLLNLEPDETVLVIGQGSIGILLAALAAQTGATVLTSDLYPERHAIAAQYGLNHPLDARGDVVAACKTATGGRGADVALVAVGADALIGVAMQAIRPGGRVMLFASTQHGTAPFDPAAVCMDEKTLMGSYSASVAIQQEGIDLVFEGYRSGKLDLTKLISHRFGLEDAAEAVRLASNPQPDSMKIVLKP, encoded by the coding sequence ATGAGTGAATCTCTACCAAAGACCATGCGGGCTGCGGTATATCGCGCACCCGACGATGTACGAACAGAGACGATACCAGTACCCGAGATAGGCCGAGGCGAGGTGCTGGTCAAGATCGATACCTGCGGAATCTGCGGGACAGATCTCAAGAAAATTCATACCGGCTCCCATTCCGCGCCGCGCGTCTTCGGGCACGAGATGGCCGGCACGATCGCTTCTGTGGGAGAAGGCGTGCGTGGCTTCGCCGTCGGCGATCGCGTCATGGCCTTCCACCACATTCCATGCGGGCAATGCTTCTACTGCCGTAAGCAAACCTTCGCACAGTGCGAGCGCTACAAAAAAGTGGGCACAACGGCTGGCCTTGGGGAAGCTGCAGGCGGCGGCTTCGCTGAGTACATCCGCGTGATGGACTGGATTGTTGGGGACGGCAGCACGACCGCCGGCCTGGTGAAGATCCCCGATGACATTCCGTTCGAGCAGGCCGCATGGATTGAACCCGTAAACACCTGCTTCAAAGCCATCAAGCTGCTTAACCTCGAGCCGGATGAGACGGTTCTTGTCATCGGGCAGGGAAGCATCGGCATCCTGCTCGCGGCCCTTGCCGCGCAGACCGGGGCGACCGTGCTGACAAGCGACCTCTATCCGGAGCGCCATGCGATCGCGGCCCAATACGGCCTCAACCATCCTCTCGATGCTCGCGGCGATGTCGTCGCTGCTTGCAAAACAGCGACGGGTGGCCGGGGGGCGGATGTGGCGCTGGTGGCGGTGGGGGCGGATGCGCTGATTGGGGTGGCGATGCAGGCGATCCGGCCGGGGGGGCGGGTGATGCTGTTCGCCTCCACGCAGCATGGGACGGCGCCGTTCGATCCGGCGGCGGTGTGCATGGACGAGAAGACGCTGATGGGGTCTTATTCGGCCTCGGTGGCGATCCAGCAGGAGGGGATTGACCTGGTGTTCGAGGGATATCGCTCGGGGAAGCTGGACCTGACGAAGCTCATCTCACACCGGTTCGGGCTGGAAGATGCGGCAGAAGCGGTTAGGCTAGCCTCGAATCCACAGCCGGATTCGATGAAGATTGTGTTGAAGCCCTAG